AGAAGTGAACTTTATTCATATCGAATGCCAATTCAATTACCTGGCCTGGTGATACATCTGTACGTGAATCTACACGTGCTACAAAGTCCTGGCCCTCGAATTGAGAGTAGATCATTGTTTCGGCACCAGTCAATTCGGAAACTTCAACAGTTGCCTTGATAGTAGCGCCTTGTGAAGCATCGATGAATACTGGCTCATCGTGAAGATCTTCTGGTCTAACGCCAAGGATGATTTCCTTGCCGACATAACCTTGAGAGCGAAGAACTTTCATTTTGCCTTCTGGAATAGCGATAGAAGAATTGCCGTTTGTGAATTTTCCTTCTTCAAGCTTGCCAGTAAAGAAGTTCATGGAAGGTGATCCGATAAATCCGCCGACAAAAACGTTTTCAGGATTTTCGTAAACTTCTTTAGGAGCTCCGACCTGCTGGATGATTCCATCCTTCATGACTACAAGGCGAGTTGCCATTGTCATCGCTTCAGTCTGGTCATGCGTTACGTAAATAGTCGTTGTATCCAGACGACGGTGAAGCTTTGCAATTTCTGCACGCATTTGTACACGAAGCTTTGCGTCAAGGTTTGATAAAGGTTCATCCATCAAGAATACCTTAGCATCACGGACAATTGCACGTCCCAATGCAACACGCTGGCGCTGTCCACCAGAAAGTGCTTTTGGTTTACGGTCTAAGTAAGGCTCAAGACCAAGGATCTTAGCAGCTTCTTTCACGCGGCGGTCGATTTCATCCTTCGGGAACTTGCGAAGCTTCAATCCGAATGCCATGTTATCGTAAACAGTCATGTGCGGATAAAGTGCATAGTTCTGGAAAACCATTGCGATATCACGATCTTTTGGAGGTACATCGTTAACGCGCTTTCCATCGATATAGAAATCGCCTTTAGAAATCTCTTCAAGTCCAGCAATCATACGAAGTGTAGTAGATTTACCGCAGCCTGAAGGGCCAACGAATACGATGAATTCTTTATCCTGGATATGAAGGTTGAAATCTTCTACAGCTGTTACTTTATTGTCATAAATTTTATAAATATTGTCTAATTTTAACTCGGCCATTTTTTAAAGCCTCCCTGAATGTTTGTCTACAAAAACAGTTTAGCGGAAATGACCTGAAATAATCATCGGCAGGATGCACAAAAATCATGTAAGCCCTTTTATGCAATTTGTTTAATGATAATGATTCAGCGCATTCCTTCATAAATACTGGCAAGGTAAACTACAACGGCTGCATCAAAATCCTTTAAGCTGACGCCGGTCTTCTCCATGAACTTGTCCAATCTGTATTGAAGAGTATTGCGATGGACATAAAGTTTTTTGGCCGAAAGAGAGGCGTTTGAATTGCTTTCAAGGAATACTTTTATCGTCGCCATTAACTCTTTATCCTCTTCAAATGCCTCAAGGATGGTACTTCCAAGAATTTCCTTAAGGTAATATGGTAAATGTGTCGCTAACAGCATCGGGAAAGCTTTTTCGAAGGTGTATACAGCATCACGGGTGGTATGTGCAGTCAATTCCTCGAATACCTTTTTTTCTTTTCTGAAAAAGTCAGGGAGCTGCATAGAAACCTTCTGGAATTTGCCGATATAAAAGGAAATCCTTACATAGAAGTCACTCTCGAGTGTTGAGGCAATGGAAAAAAGATCATCAACGTTTTCCGGCACTTCCTTTTTTTCTTCAATAATGATTCCGTACGAATCCTTTACCCAGATGGTGGTATGGTCAGGGAAGAACCCTTTTAAAGCTTCATGGATTTCCTCTGATTCGATATTACTTGACTGCAGCTTGAACTGAATAAAACGGACTTCGTCGACCGCTGCGGCTGGCAGAGCACCATCATGGAAAAGAAATTGATTCCAGGAATGCGCTGTCCCAGTTAGATGTGTATTATTTTCCAGCTCGACAAATTCAAACAAGTTTTTCATTAGTTCAAGCTGGCTTTCAGATATTTTATTTTTGGGAATACCAATCCACAAAGGAGTTTGATCTGCCTCTTTAAACCAGTAGTAATCAGGTGATGAAGGGAGTGGCACATATTCATGCGTGACAGAATCAGGGAAATAAGATAATATTTTATTAATCATATAAGTATCCTCAGATTTAAATTTGATAAAAGCTGACATATCTTTTATTATAACAGGTGTAGCTTTTAAAT
This window of the Mesobacillus jeotgali genome carries:
- a CDS encoding PucR family transcriptional regulator, whose translation is MINKILSYFPDSVTHEYVPLPSSPDYYWFKEADQTPLWIGIPKNKISESQLELMKNLFEFVELENNTHLTGTAHSWNQFLFHDGALPAAAVDEVRFIQFKLQSSNIESEEIHEALKGFFPDHTTIWVKDSYGIIIEEKKEVPENVDDLFSIASTLESDFYVRISFYIGKFQKVSMQLPDFFRKEKKVFEELTAHTTRDAVYTFEKAFPMLLATHLPYYLKEILGSTILEAFEEDKELMATIKVFLESNSNASLSAKKLYVHRNTLQYRLDKFMEKTGVSLKDFDAAVVVYLASIYEGMR
- a CDS encoding ABC transporter ATP-binding protein, with product MAELKLDNIYKIYDNKVTAVEDFNLHIQDKEFIVFVGPSGCGKSTTLRMIAGLEEISKGDFYIDGKRVNDVPPKDRDIAMVFQNYALYPHMTVYDNMAFGLKLRKFPKDEIDRRVKEAAKILGLEPYLDRKPKALSGGQRQRVALGRAIVRDAKVFLMDEPLSNLDAKLRVQMRAEIAKLHRRLDTTTIYVTHDQTEAMTMATRLVVMKDGIIQQVGAPKEVYENPENVFVGGFIGSPSMNFFTGKLEEGKFTNGNSSIAIPEGKMKVLRSQGYVGKEIILGVRPEDLHDEPVFIDASQGATIKATVEVSELTGAETMIYSQFEGQDFVARVDSRTDVSPGQVIELAFDMNKVHFFDAETEKRIRP